Proteins from a genomic interval of Sphingobacterium sp. SYP-B4668:
- a CDS encoding helix-turn-helix transcriptional regulator yields MSQVAERVSLHTRNDYEVKHMSLDEDFIVHNTMDNSSILVVSTRGKSTLLVEQEHIELKEEHCCFVYSKGVDLYLAAENAEAQVLMLTFRDGFLESSEIEFYHHENMITLLRSFTAPHTFYVPSLHTTVLDLVHTQFPERLASTFYRAKSLNIFCRLLEHLELVRERKNVHLREMDVEKVNLAKRIIENNLGQNYTIPQLAREVGTNEQYLKKHFKLFFGKTVFNYILECKMQKAKQLLKDHDLKISMISQQLGYKHATHFTTAFKKFFGYVPNSLRYMAIVTLNSIDSLGECALLVL; encoded by the coding sequence ATGAGCCAAGTTGCCGAAAGGGTATCTCTACATACACGCAATGACTATGAAGTGAAGCACATGTCCTTGGACGAAGACTTCATTGTCCATAACACAATGGACAATAGTTCAATTTTGGTGGTCTCCACAAGAGGGAAAAGTACGCTTCTTGTAGAGCAAGAACACATTGAATTAAAAGAAGAACATTGTTGCTTTGTATACTCAAAGGGCGTAGACTTATATCTGGCAGCCGAAAATGCAGAAGCCCAAGTATTGATGCTAACTTTTAGGGATGGTTTTTTGGAAAGTAGTGAAATAGAATTCTATCACCATGAAAACATGATTACACTCCTTCGCTCCTTCACAGCTCCTCACACATTCTACGTTCCCTCACTTCACACAACAGTGCTCGATTTGGTACATACGCAATTTCCAGAAAGATTGGCATCGACATTCTATAGGGCAAAATCGTTGAACATTTTTTGCCGACTTCTCGAGCACCTGGAGTTAGTGCGAGAAAGGAAGAATGTACATTTAAGAGAAATGGATGTGGAGAAAGTGAATCTGGCCAAGCGAATCATTGAGAACAACCTTGGACAGAACTATACAATCCCACAGCTAGCGAGAGAAGTGGGCACTAATGAGCAGTATCTAAAAAAACATTTCAAACTCTTCTTCGGAAAGACGGTCTTTAATTACATTTTAGAGTGCAAAATGCAAAAAGCAAAGCAACTGCTAAAGGATCATGACCTCAAAATCAGCATGATCAGCCAACAGTTGGGGTATAAGCATGCCACGCATTTTACAACGGCATTCAAAAAATTCTTTGGCTATGTTCCAAACTCACTTAGATATATGGCCATTGTGACATTGAACAGCATTGACTCTCTTGGTGAATGTGCTCTCTTGGTTCTCTAA